In Elusimicrobiaceae bacterium, the genomic stretch ATACTAGAAGAAGTCAGCCTGTATGAAAAAACACCTTCTTCATCCGTAACAATTTTACGTGATCCAAGAGCAGACTGAACATTAAAACGATAGTGAGCAAGTGGCTTATTTTCAGCATCAACTAACTTACCGTTAAGCACCAGCATTGCATCATAAGAAACAGTCTTCGTAGCAGTATGAGCAAACGGTGCTATAAAAATAGTAGTGAATAAATCAAAACCTAGCGGAATGCCCCAGAGCATAAAGATCGTCGCCAGGAATCCAGGATCCCCATTAGCAGCACCACGAACAAATGGAAATACCCATTTTTCCCCTGTGGATTCGCGAATTGTAGTATGTATTTCGTGTGCTTTATAAGACACAATGGGAGTAGCAGGAACCCCTTCAGTATGGTAGTCCACAAAAGTCTTTTTTCTTACCGTAGTCATATTGCAACTACAGAGCATGGCAACTGCCAAAAAGATAATACAATTTTGTTTAACTAAATGAGACATATGACCCAAATAAAGCTATCAATACTATATCAAAGAGAGGGACCACGGTCCCTCTCCTGACAAACTGAATTACTGTGCTTGTTCTTGCTGTTTCCAAAAACGAGCTTCCGTTTCAGCAGCCAACTGTTTGGCACTTTTATTGGCTGATACCTGTGCTTTAGTATCACTAAATGCGGCACGTACCAGTTTATTATAATCTGCTTTACTAATAGAAGCTAATATATACGCACGGTAATACATTCGTTCGCTCATATCACTCGTTTCCAGCAAATGCTGTAAATAGGATTCTCTTACCTGTACGCCACTCAATGTTAAATTATCCACAGCAGAAAAGAATACATCTTTTAAATAACCACCAGTAGTTTCATCATAAGCTCCTGATTCCATGGCACGAGAAAATTCATTACGCACCACATTTTTTACTTGTTCTGCAATGCTTACGCGAGCGGAAGCAGATGCGGCTCTTTTAGCAGCTTCCAGATTAGTATATCCTTCCGCTGTACCGCGGTAATAATACTGACCGCCTTTTTCCCAGAATTCCTGTGTACTATTGACCCAATCGGGGGTAGAAGTCGCTGGAATCGTTTCCAACACTTTTACACTCAATTGGGGAGTTTTTACTACGTTTTTAGAGTTGCAAGCTGTCATTAGACCTAACCCAGCCAGCAATATTCCAAACATCAAGCTTCTTTTCATATACACTCCTTATTGTTTATTTAAGTAATTTATAATTTTCCGTAACGGGATATATTTTGTCATTCCTGTAGTGTCATTTTTATTTGAATAGGGATAATCAATAGACCAAATATGATTTGGGTCTTCTTTCTTCTTGTCCTCATTTTCCTGTTTATGCTTTTCACATAACAAAGGACAAGTATAGTCAATCTCTACGAACATCTGATGAGTATCTTCATAATACTTTGTCAGCAAGACCAAATAGTCCGCTTGGTTGTTACAGCTCTTCTCTGAGCATTTACACATAATACCTCCTTATTACATTTAGTTGTTACAATAATTTCTCTTTCATCATAAATTTACCGACAAAAAAGCGGCAACTTTATTTAAGAGCTGTTAGCACTGACCCCTAAATAATAATCGCCGCTTGCCTACCCCATATTTCATGGGGTAGGCACAAAAGCAGACGATTATTTGATGAGTGCTAACATGCTTCAGAAGAGAATTTCCCTTCTTTGCTCGGTGTGGGCTTGTCCCACACTTCAACAAATAATCTTCACAAATTGTATGTGCTACTTTTTAATTTTGTTCTGGCTCCTTCTGTTAACTTTTCTTTATTGTACTATATTACAAATAGAATGCGTGAGTGTTATTTAATTCCCCTGCAAATCAGCTATTTTGAAAAAATAGATACTGCGTATAAGGCATCTGGTTCGCGGTTTTTGTCATAAATACTGCTTTGGCTATGGATTGGAAGTGGCGAAATGTGGCGGAATAAAGAATACTGGCAGCTCTTATTTACCAAATCTAACAGGCCTTGGTGGGCCAGATTTGGTTATAGGTATGCTGCCAGTACAGTTCGTATATTATTATGTAGCGTAACTTTAATGATAGTTTACTGGTTAATTAAATCACTTATTACAGATTTCATTATAATCCAAACCTATTGTACTTGGAGCGACATCATAAGTACGGTCTAGGTCGTCCAAACAGACGGAAAGAACTTCCTCGTTTTCCATTACATAGGTTAGCAGTTCCGAATCCTTTTGACCCTTTTTCATGTCCATCTGAATACTTTCCACCAACCACTGTAATGCTTGTAATGATGCTTTGGCTATATTTCGTTCCCGTGTAGCGGAGAAATGAAATTCTTGGGCTTGTGTTCCGTGGGGCCCTGACACTGCAATCCATACCGTACCGACCGGTTTTTGTGCACTTCCGCCCGTAGGGCCTGCAATGCCCGTAGTGGCCACGGCCCAATCGGCTCCCGTTAAACGTTTCACTCCTTGCGCCATTTGTTTGGCGACGGGCTCGCTCACGGCCCCGTAGTGTTCTAAATCTGTTGCGCTCACTCCCAGTCCCTTGTTTTTCAGTTCATTAGAATAAGCCACCACTCCGCCTAAAAAATAATTCGACGCACCGGGACGGCGGGTAATTAAACGAGCGATATTTCCTCCGGTGCAACTTTCGGCGCAAGCAACACTCACGCCGGCTTGTGCTAGAGTTTGTAGTAAAAGATCTTCCACGGGCTCTTCACCGGCTAAAACTGTATATCCCTGCAAAGAGGTTTCTAATTGTTTACTGAAAATAGTCAACTGCTCGGCCGCCTGTTCCCCTTTGGCTGTTAAGCGCAGCCGTACATAACCGGGCGAGGGCAAATAAGCCAGCCCTACTTCAGACGGTAAATTTTCCTCAAAAGAACGCAAATGCAAGGCCAGTTCCGCCTCCGGTATTTGCAACACCGTCCACATATTGTACCTTACCAAATCAGCCCCCAAGCGCGCCGTTAAACGGGGAAGGATTTCTCGCTCCACCAAATACTCTGCCTCAAAGGGAACGCCGGGAATAGAAACAACAATTTTCCCGTCCTGCTCAAACCACATGCCGCTGGCTGTCCCCTTGGGGTTGGGCAATACTTCACACTTTTCCGGCAAATACGCTTGACTCTTGTTATATTCATTCATTTGTGCACGCGGATAATGCGATAAAAACTCCTCCACGCGCTTATAGGCTGCTTGATTAAATACCAGTTTCGTATGGAAATAATCAGCTAATGTTTTTTTGGTCACGTCGTCTTTGGTAGGGCCCAAACCGCCGGTTATCACTACTACATCGGCCTGATGCAACGCCTGATCCAAAGACTCAACAATGGCAGACGGCTTATCGGAAATACTCTCTGTACGCAGGGTATCCACTCCGATGCGGGCCAGTTGGTCCGTAATAAAACGGGAATTAGTATTTAAAATTTGTCCCAGCAGGATTTCATCCCCAATCGTAATTACAATGGCTTTCATACGTTTATTGTAGCATTTGCACCGGTAATCGCCAACAACCCTTTTCTAACTGTTTTTTGTCCTTGGAAAAGCACAACTGATTTGGCATACTAGTTTTAATTATGGCCCAATTACATGAACTAATCATTTTATTTTTTGTGGCGGTATTTTCAGCCTCTGTGTTGCCATCGCAGGCGGAACTGGTTTTATTTGCCTTTTTGGCCATTGGCAAAGAAAGTGCTCTGCTACTCATCGTAGCCGCCACCGCCGGCAATACATTGGGAAGTTTAGCCAACTATTACCTCGGACGTTCTATTCTGCACTGGCAGGATAGGAAATGGTTTCCCTTTAAGCCAAAATACATGCGTAAGCCACGCGCACTCTTTGAAAAACACGGACATATTACTTTACTACTGGCCGGGGTACCGTTTATCGGCAATCCCATTACCGTGACTGCGGGCATGTTGCAAGTGCCCCTGTGCATCTTTATTCCCTTGGTAGCGGCGGGAAAAGGCTTGCGCTACATACTGGTATGGTTGATTTATGTGGGAATGCGCTGAGGGCTATTTAGACCGATTCTTTTTTAGAAGTAATTCTTTCCCCGCGCAGATTGAATTTGGAAAAAACGAAATAATTTTCCATTTTTTAGACTGAAAATAGTGTATTACACTTGAAGCCGCTAAAGAAGCCGCGGCCTTTTTATCACATTTTTCCCCTGTTTTAGGATGTTGATTTTTCTTCATTTTTCCCCCCGGAAATGAAATAATCAAACCTTCTGATAATCTAATTATTAAACATTAATTTTTACATATAAAAACATTATATAATATCTATCACAAACTCGGATATATTTTGCTAATATAAATACAAAATAGGAGCAGATATGGAACTGGAACACGCAATTCGTACACGCCGCAGCGTGCGAAAATTTTTAGACCAACCCGTAGAGCGGGA encodes the following:
- a CDS encoding competence/damage-inducible protein A, with protein sequence MKAIVITIGDEILLGQILNTNSRFITDQLARIGVDTLRTESISDKPSAIVESLDQALHQADVVVITGGLGPTKDDVTKKTLADYFHTKLVFNQAAYKRVEEFLSHYPRAQMNEYNKSQAYLPEKCEVLPNPKGTASGMWFEQDGKIVVSIPGVPFEAEYLVEREILPRLTARLGADLVRYNMWTVLQIPEAELALHLRSFEENLPSEVGLAYLPSPGYVRLRLTAKGEQAAEQLTIFSKQLETSLQGYTVLAGEEPVEDLLLQTLAQAGVSVACAESCTGGNIARLITRRPGASNYFLGGVVAYSNELKNKGLGVSATDLEHYGAVSEPVAKQMAQGVKRLTGADWAVATTGIAGPTGGSAQKPVGTVWIAVSGPHGTQAQEFHFSATRERNIAKASLQALQWLVESIQMDMKKGQKDSELLTYVMENEEVLSVCLDDLDRTYDVAPSTIGLDYNEICNK
- a CDS encoding DedA family protein, with protein sequence MAQLHELIILFFVAVFSASVLPSQAELVLFAFLAIGKESALLLIVAATAGNTLGSLANYYLGRSILHWQDRKWFPFKPKYMRKPRALFEKHGHITLLLAGVPFIGNPITVTAGMLQVPLCIFIPLVAAGKGLRYILVWLIYVGMR